From Rhizobium sp. NZLR1, a single genomic window includes:
- a CDS encoding pseudouridine synthase gives MRERRPPHKTRERTKPADSAAGKRVTLPRALSKLGYCSRTQAERLIAENRVAVDGRTITDIAAWVDLATARISVDGLVVAAEAKIYLMLNKPRGLVTTRHDPEGRPTVYDCLRDFDIPHLSPVGRLDKASEGLLLFTNDTEFAQILLDPITHVTKTYHVQIGGVMDDEGIAAMTSGIRDNGELLTATAARRLRQGDRNSWIEVELDEGRNRQIRRMLEALGTECLRLVRVAIGGLELGELAKGAVRPLSEAELQVLRRRTGVERSRRN, from the coding sequence ATGAGGGAGCGGCGCCCACCGCATAAGACGCGTGAGCGGACAAAGCCCGCCGATAGCGCTGCAGGTAAACGGGTCACTCTTCCCCGCGCCCTCTCCAAGCTCGGTTATTGCTCCCGAACGCAGGCCGAACGGCTGATTGCCGAAAACCGCGTCGCCGTCGACGGCCGCACCATCACCGATATCGCCGCATGGGTTGATCTTGCAACTGCGCGGATCAGCGTCGACGGGCTCGTTGTCGCTGCAGAGGCGAAAATCTATCTGATGCTCAACAAGCCCCGCGGTCTCGTCACGACCCGCCATGATCCCGAAGGCAGGCCGACGGTCTATGATTGCCTCCGGGATTTTGACATCCCGCATCTCTCCCCCGTCGGCCGGCTCGACAAGGCAAGCGAGGGGCTGCTGCTGTTCACCAACGACACCGAATTCGCCCAGATCCTGCTCGATCCGATCACCCATGTCACGAAGACCTACCATGTCCAGATCGGCGGCGTCATGGACGATGAGGGTATCGCCGCCATGACATCGGGCATCCGCGACAACGGCGAATTGCTGACGGCGACCGCCGCGCGGCGCTTGCGCCAGGGTGACAGGAATTCATGGATCGAGGTCGAGCTCGACGAGGGCCGCAATCGCCAGATCCGCCGCATGCTGGAGGCACTCGGAACCGAATGCCTGCGCCTGGTGCGCGTCGCAATCGGCGGGCTCGAACTCGGCGAACTGGCGAAAGGCGCCGTGCGTCCGCTGAGCGAGGCGGAACTGCAGGTGCTGCGTCGTAGAACCGGTGTGGAAAGGTCGAGACGCAATTGA
- a CDS encoding TetR family transcriptional regulator, translating to MARRPRRKAEETREDILSMAEMLFRERGYVAVSIADIAGALHMSPANVFKHFRSKVALIDAIAGRHLDNATERFAAFDQDLPPKEQLLRFVLRLLEGHLQDIQKNPYIFEMVLSTIEAKLEAGNRYRARIEEKLGEIIREGMAEGRYHCRDPESAARTVADVLACVLHPILIARDDKETLVHRAEHIVGFVDAALQNNAC from the coding sequence ATGGCAAGAAGGCCGAGACGCAAGGCCGAGGAAACGCGAGAAGACATCCTCTCCATGGCGGAGATGCTGTTTCGCGAGCGCGGCTATGTCGCGGTGTCGATTGCCGACATCGCCGGCGCGCTCCACATGTCGCCGGCCAATGTCTTCAAGCATTTCCGTTCCAAGGTCGCGCTGATCGATGCGATCGCCGGGCGCCATCTCGACAATGCGACCGAGCGTTTCGCAGCCTTCGACCAGGACCTGCCGCCGAAGGAGCAACTGCTTCGCTTCGTCCTTCGCCTGCTGGAAGGCCATCTGCAGGACATCCAGAAGAACCCTTACATCTTCGAAATGGTGCTTTCGACAATCGAAGCCAAACTCGAGGCCGGCAACCGTTATCGCGCCCGTATCGAAGAAAAGCTCGGTGAGATCATCCGCGAAGGAATGGCGGAGGGACGTTATCATTGCCGCGATCCCGAGAGCGCGGCACGCACCGTCGCAGACGTGCTCGCCTGCGTGCTGCACCCTATCCTGATCGCCCGCGACGACAAGGAAACACTCGTACACCGCGCCGAGCACATCGTGGGCTTCGTCGATGCCGCACTGCAAAATAACGCTTGCTAA
- a CDS encoding efflux transporter outer membrane subunit translates to MVSLRIATPALLLLLSGCVVGPDHVPPEMPLPAKFGEGNTKSDGDVTTVAWWNAFNDRKLDGYVQSGLDQNLSIQQAIERINAASANVTVAGAGGLPNLTVDASHTVSGQSGELRTQFDTRNTSGGEAQLSWLLDIFGLYKRSTEGALASLDSAYASADVAKLTLVQDMVSSYIDVRYFQQRLALSKANLKSRQETYELTKFQLEAGAASRLDVVQAEGLVQSTLAEIPGLETNIRISAHHIATLLGLPASALVDELLRGAGQPVFRGSITSGIPADLIRNRPDIRVAERDLAAATANIGVAQAQLYPSISLSGSISPAYINQRGIHGGLSPWSFGPTLNLPILDGGRLRANVKSAQSDAATAYLNWKSTVLTAIEQVENALSAVRRDARTVSALQAQVKTTQETLELSTASYKDGASSLLDVLDAQRQVSLAQASLAAAVQQMAKDYVSLNVAVGGGFAPGGKTTVANTTVVVKPAKT, encoded by the coding sequence ATGGTATCTCTTCGTATTGCCACACCGGCATTATTGTTATTGTTGTCGGGCTGCGTTGTTGGCCCGGATCATGTTCCTCCTGAGATGCCACTGCCCGCCAAATTCGGAGAGGGCAACACCAAGAGCGATGGCGATGTCACCACTGTGGCCTGGTGGAATGCGTTCAACGACCGCAAGCTGGACGGCTATGTCCAGAGCGGCCTCGACCAGAACCTGTCAATCCAGCAGGCGATCGAACGTATCAATGCGGCTTCCGCCAACGTCACCGTAGCAGGAGCCGGCGGCTTGCCGAACCTGACAGTCGACGCCTCGCACACGGTCAGCGGCCAGAGCGGTGAGCTGCGCACGCAGTTTGACACACGCAACACCAGCGGCGGCGAAGCACAGCTGAGCTGGCTGCTCGATATCTTCGGCCTCTACAAACGCAGCACGGAAGGCGCTCTCGCTTCGCTCGATTCCGCTTACGCATCCGCGGACGTTGCCAAGCTCACTCTCGTGCAGGACATGGTCTCGAGTTATATCGACGTCCGCTATTTCCAGCAGCGCCTGGCGCTTTCCAAGGCTAACCTGAAGTCTCGCCAGGAGACCTACGAACTCACCAAATTCCAGCTTGAAGCTGGTGCCGCCTCGCGTCTCGACGTCGTTCAGGCGGAAGGCTTGGTACAGTCGACGCTCGCCGAAATTCCCGGCCTCGAAACCAATATCCGCATTTCCGCCCATCACATCGCCACGTTGCTCGGCCTGCCGGCATCAGCTCTCGTCGATGAGCTGCTAAGGGGCGCCGGTCAGCCTGTGTTCCGCGGCAGCATCACCTCCGGCATCCCCGCGGACCTGATCCGTAACCGTCCTGATATTCGCGTAGCGGAACGTGACCTCGCTGCCGCAACGGCCAATATCGGCGTTGCCCAGGCGCAGCTTTATCCAAGCATCTCGCTCAGCGGCTCGATTTCGCCGGCCTATATTAATCAGCGCGGCATCCATGGCGGCCTGTCGCCCTGGTCCTTCGGCCCGACCCTCAACCTGCCGATTCTCGATGGCGGCCGCCTGCGCGCCAACGTCAAATCGGCACAGTCGGATGCTGCTACGGCCTATCTCAACTGGAAATCGACCGTGCTGACCGCGATCGAACAGGTCGAGAACGCGCTTTCGGCCGTCCGGCGTGACGCCCGCACGGTCTCGGCACTCCAGGCACAGGTAAAGACCACGCAAGAGACGCTCGAACTTTCCACAGCATCCTACAAGGACGGCGCTTCCTCGCTGCTCGACGTTCTCGACGCCCAGCGCCAGGTTTCGCTTGCCCAAGCAAGCCTTGCCGCAGCCGTCCAGCAGATGGCCAAGGACTATGTCTCGCTGAACGTCGCGGTCGGCGGCGGCTTTGCCCCCGGCGGCAAGACGACCGTAGCCAACACCACTGTCGTGGTGAAGCCCGCGAAAACCTGA
- a CDS encoding LacI family DNA-binding transcriptional regulator has translation MASSRSGPNLSRIATSLGVSVATVSNALSGKGRVSGQLVERIREHAAELGYVPSQAGRALRTGRSGVLGLVLPDIANPLFPKIAQAIEFAASAAGYGVLIADSRGDVAKQTEAINRLVERGVDGMVIIPRRATRISAAACPVAVIDTASTPGNTVAADHWQGGCEIAGHLASLGHRRILIIGNNQESNVQNDRAGGIRSGMRPGMHSETLWIERLEQDGGSGCPLGLAEKVRQGFTAFAALSDLQALRALTELQQAGINIPADVSVTGFDDLIWSPVVTPSLTTVRMDMDAIAGIAVSALVDTIRKSSMRQGMLVTAEINRVAMQLIVRQSSGPAHPAPKTSEMENT, from the coding sequence ATGGCTTCATCGCGTTCGGGACCGAACCTCAGCAGGATAGCAACGTCGCTCGGCGTTTCCGTCGCCACGGTCTCCAATGCGTTGTCCGGCAAGGGTCGGGTATCCGGCCAACTGGTTGAAAGGATCCGCGAGCATGCGGCCGAACTCGGTTATGTCCCGAGCCAGGCCGGGCGGGCCCTGAGGACCGGCCGCAGCGGCGTTCTCGGCCTGGTGCTGCCCGATATCGCCAATCCGCTGTTCCCGAAAATTGCCCAGGCGATCGAATTCGCCGCTTCCGCCGCCGGTTACGGCGTGCTGATCGCCGATTCCCGCGGCGATGTCGCCAAGCAGACCGAGGCGATCAATCGGCTGGTCGAGCGCGGCGTCGACGGCATGGTCATCATTCCCCGCCGCGCCACTCGCATTTCCGCCGCCGCCTGCCCGGTCGCCGTTATCGACACCGCGTCGACGCCAGGCAATACCGTTGCCGCCGACCATTGGCAGGGCGGGTGCGAAATCGCCGGCCATCTCGCCAGCCTCGGCCATCGCCGCATCCTCATCATCGGCAACAATCAGGAATCCAACGTCCAGAATGACCGCGCCGGCGGCATCCGCTCCGGCATGCGCCCGGGCATGCATTCGGAAACACTGTGGATCGAGAGACTGGAGCAGGATGGCGGCAGCGGCTGCCCGCTCGGTCTCGCCGAAAAAGTCAGGCAGGGGTTCACCGCCTTCGCAGCACTCTCCGACCTGCAGGCGCTGCGCGCGCTGACGGAGCTGCAGCAGGCCGGCATCAACATTCCGGCCGACGTCAGCGTCACCGGCTTCGACGACCTCATTTGGTCGCCGGTCGTCACGCCGTCGCTGACGACGGTTCGTATGGATATGGACGCTATTGCCGGGATTGCCGTGTCGGCGCTGGTGGATACCATAAGAAAAAGCAGCATGCGGCAAGGCATGCTGGTTACCGCCGAGATCAATCGCGTCGCGATGCAGCTGATCGTCCGCCAATCATCCGGGCCTGCGCACCCGGCACCAAAAACCTCAGAGATGGAGAACACGTAA
- a CDS encoding efflux RND transporter periplasmic adaptor subunit yields the protein MIRRALLISSALAFGALLAACSDNASKPAGNAGAGAAQQASPVGVITLKKGSFPITTILPGRAETFQTADIRPQVSGLIREIAFKEGGEIKKGDLLYQIEDAPYIAAVEQAKAAISKAEASVPSAESNLDRYQRLVGSGATQIEFETAKTTLLQAKAEVESAKAALSAAQIDLDHTRIIAPFDGISDQTAYNVGNVVSANQTTALTTIRQLDPIYISLTESSTNLLKLRDAVAAGDIKGAANVVFHLILEDGKEYNQQGKLDMSKQVVSETTGTFIIRVLFPNPDRIVLPGMYVRATVELGAEAGYALPQLATSRDANGRLTAQFVSADGKVETRAFENSSPSNNSWLVTEGIKDGDQLIVSGLQSITSGMPVKPVPMKITDNGVVVAAEQPAAGDAQKPAAK from the coding sequence ATGATACGGCGTGCCCTCCTCATCTCCTCGGCGCTGGCGTTCGGCGCATTGCTCGCAGCCTGCAGCGATAACGCCAGCAAGCCCGCCGGCAATGCAGGTGCCGGCGCGGCCCAGCAGGCCTCGCCCGTCGGTGTGATCACGCTGAAAAAGGGTAGTTTCCCGATTACCACGATCCTTCCCGGCCGCGCCGAGACCTTCCAGACGGCCGATATCCGGCCGCAGGTGAGCGGTCTCATCCGCGAGATCGCCTTTAAAGAAGGCGGCGAGATCAAGAAGGGCGATCTTCTCTACCAGATCGAGGATGCGCCCTATATCGCTGCCGTCGAGCAGGCGAAGGCAGCAATCTCCAAAGCCGAGGCGAGTGTGCCGAGCGCTGAAAGCAATCTCGACCGCTACCAGCGCCTCGTCGGCAGCGGCGCCACCCAGATCGAATTCGAAACAGCCAAGACGACACTTCTCCAGGCCAAGGCCGAAGTCGAGTCGGCAAAGGCAGCGCTGTCCGCCGCACAGATCGATCTCGACCACACCAGAATCATCGCGCCCTTCGACGGCATCAGCGACCAGACGGCCTATAATGTCGGCAACGTCGTTTCAGCCAATCAGACGACGGCGCTGACGACGATCCGCCAACTTGACCCGATCTATATCTCGCTGACGGAATCGAGCACCAACCTGCTGAAGCTGCGCGATGCGGTGGCCGCCGGCGACATCAAGGGCGCCGCCAATGTCGTCTTCCACCTGATCCTCGAAGACGGCAAGGAATACAATCAGCAGGGCAAGCTCGACATGTCGAAGCAGGTGGTCAGTGAGACCACAGGCACCTTCATTATCCGCGTACTCTTTCCAAATCCCGACCGTATCGTGCTGCCCGGTATGTATGTCCGGGCAACCGTCGAACTCGGCGCCGAGGCGGGTTATGCGCTGCCGCAGCTGGCGACGAGCCGTGATGCCAATGGCCGGCTGACGGCACAGTTCGTTTCCGCCGATGGCAAGGTCGAAACCCGCGCTTTCGAGAACAGCTCGCCCTCCAACAATTCCTGGCTCGTGACCGAAGGCATCAAGGACGGCGATCAGCTGATCGTCAGTGGCCTGCAATCGATCACCTCAGGCATGCCGGTGAAGCCGGTTCCGATGAAGATCACCGACAACGGCGTGGTCGTGGCTGCCGAGCAGCCCGCGGCCGGTGACGCACAGAAGCCCGCAGCGAAGTAA
- a CDS encoding efflux RND transporter permease subunit, giving the protein MAKFFIRRPIFAWVIAITIMLAGLLAISTLSISQYPDIAPTTVRINATYRGASAETVEKSVTTIIEDGMTGLDDLTYMTSTSSTGSASIQLTFGTSADPDIAQVQVQNKLQLVQSQLPSDVIDAGISVTRSTSSILLVGSLVSTDGKRNSVDLGNIVSTSIEDQIQRLEGVGSINVFGSGYAMRVWLDPFKLLKYQLTPSDVTAAIQAQNTQVSVGSLGAQPAIPGQQINVTITAQSQLTTVADFEHIILKVEKDGATVRLGDVSRIEIGQESYGGNSRYNGQPSTGFAVNLAIGANAIDTAARVRSALAVIGRGLPAGVEITYPYDTTPFVELSIEKVVHTLIEAIVLVFVVLLIFLQNLRATLIPTIAVPVVLLGTFGVLAVTGYSINTLTMFAMVLAIGLLVDDAIVVVENVERIMSEEKLSPLEATEKSMGEITGAIVGIALVLTAVFIPMAFFGGSTGIIYRQFSITIVSAMLLSALVALVLTPALCATMLKPVGEHRKHRVGDWFNRNFTRSTNGYVSTIGYLLKRPIRVMLVFLLVGAGCAYLFTRLPSSFLPQEDQGVLLTIVTTPPGSTTQQTQAVVEKVEKYYRENEKDAVESVFGALGFGFNGSGQNSAIVFTKLKDFSQRTDPVLSAQSVVNRALGSFFKIREAQVFALLPPAIQGLGVSSGFSMYLVDTGGHGNDALTAASKRLIQMGNTSGKIVALRSSNKEVEPQMRIVLDQEKIGAMGVDIAAVNSMLSIIFTGRDVNDFTLNGEIKPVYVEGDAPFRMQPSDLDHWYARNNDGEMVPFSAFTRTEWVKGAPSLARFNAVSAIPLDGASAPGISSGDAMNEMEALTEQLGGGYTVAWQGISYQERLSGSQAPMLYAISVLVVFLCLAALYESWSIPFSVIMAVPVGILGALTAATLFGQANDVYFKVGLLTTIGLAAKNAILIVEFAKDRMESGMGLYEATLEAARLRLRPIIMTSLAFILGVVPLAIATGAGSAAQNAIGIGVLGGMLAATMLGIFFVPSFFVVIRRIFATRGKNAAGV; this is encoded by the coding sequence ATGGCCAAGTTTTTCATCCGACGTCCGATTTTCGCCTGGGTCATTGCGATCACCATCATGCTCGCCGGCCTGCTGGCGATCTCCACCCTGTCGATCTCGCAATATCCCGACATCGCGCCGACGACGGTCCGTATCAATGCCACCTATCGGGGCGCGAGTGCTGAGACCGTCGAGAAATCGGTGACGACGATTATCGAGGACGGCATGACCGGCCTCGACGATCTCACCTATATGACCTCAACCTCGTCGACGGGTTCGGCCAGCATCCAGCTGACCTTCGGGACGAGTGCCGACCCTGATATCGCCCAGGTACAGGTGCAGAACAAGCTGCAGCTGGTTCAGTCGCAGCTTCCGAGCGACGTCATCGATGCCGGGATCAGCGTCACCCGCTCGACCTCGAGCATTCTTCTCGTCGGCTCGCTCGTTTCCACCGACGGCAAGCGCAATTCGGTCGACCTCGGCAACATCGTGTCGACCTCGATCGAGGACCAGATCCAGCGCCTGGAAGGCGTCGGCAGCATCAACGTCTTCGGCTCAGGATACGCCATGCGCGTCTGGCTCGACCCCTTCAAGCTGCTGAAATACCAGTTGACGCCGAGCGACGTCACCGCAGCCATCCAGGCGCAGAACACCCAGGTCTCGGTCGGTTCGCTCGGTGCCCAGCCGGCGATCCCCGGCCAGCAGATCAACGTTACCATCACTGCGCAAAGTCAGCTGACCACCGTCGCCGATTTTGAGCACATCATCCTGAAGGTCGAAAAGGATGGCGCGACGGTGCGCTTAGGCGATGTCTCGCGCATCGAGATCGGCCAGGAAAGCTACGGCGGCAATTCGCGCTACAATGGCCAGCCCTCGACCGGTTTTGCCGTCAATCTGGCGATCGGCGCCAACGCCATCGATACCGCCGCCCGCGTGCGCTCTGCCCTCGCTGTCATCGGCCGCGGCCTGCCCGCCGGTGTGGAAATCACCTATCCCTACGACACGACGCCCTTTGTCGAGCTGTCTATCGAAAAGGTGGTGCACACGCTGATCGAGGCGATCGTGCTCGTTTTCGTGGTCCTTCTTATCTTCTTGCAGAACCTGCGGGCTACGCTGATCCCGACGATTGCCGTTCCCGTCGTCCTGCTCGGCACCTTCGGGGTGCTGGCGGTCACCGGCTATTCGATCAATACGTTGACGATGTTCGCGATGGTGCTGGCGATCGGCCTTCTCGTCGACGACGCCATCGTCGTCGTCGAAAACGTCGAACGCATCATGTCCGAAGAGAAGCTTTCGCCGCTCGAGGCGACGGAAAAGTCGATGGGCGAAATCACCGGCGCCATTGTTGGCATCGCCCTCGTCCTCACCGCCGTCTTCATTCCGATGGCTTTCTTTGGTGGTTCGACCGGCATCATCTATCGTCAGTTCTCGATCACCATCGTCTCGGCCATGCTGCTGTCGGCGCTCGTCGCCCTCGTGCTGACGCCCGCACTTTGCGCCACGATGCTGAAGCCGGTCGGCGAACACAGGAAACACCGCGTCGGCGACTGGTTCAACCGCAACTTCACGCGCTCGACCAACGGCTATGTCAGCACCATCGGCTATCTCTTGAAGCGGCCGATACGCGTCATGCTGGTCTTCCTGCTCGTCGGCGCCGGCTGCGCCTATCTCTTCACCCGCCTGCCGAGCTCGTTCTTGCCGCAGGAGGACCAGGGCGTGCTGCTGACCATCGTCACCACGCCGCCGGGCTCGACCACTCAGCAGACCCAGGCGGTTGTCGAAAAGGTCGAGAAGTACTATCGGGAAAATGAGAAGGATGCGGTCGAATCCGTGTTCGGCGCGCTCGGCTTCGGCTTTAACGGCTCCGGCCAGAACAGCGCCATCGTCTTCACCAAGCTCAAGGATTTCTCGCAGCGTACCGATCCGGTGCTGAGCGCCCAGTCAGTCGTCAACCGTGCGCTTGGCAGTTTCTTCAAGATCCGCGAGGCGCAGGTTTTCGCGCTTCTGCCGCCGGCGATCCAGGGCCTCGGCGTGTCGAGCGGCTTCTCCATGTATCTCGTCGATACCGGCGGCCACGGCAATGACGCCCTGACGGCCGCCTCCAAGCGGCTGATCCAGATGGGCAACACCTCGGGCAAGATCGTGGCGCTGCGCAGCAGCAACAAGGAAGTCGAGCCGCAGATGCGAATCGTGCTCGATCAGGAAAAGATCGGTGCGATGGGCGTCGACATCGCTGCGGTCAATTCGATGCTGTCGATCATCTTCACCGGCCGCGACGTCAACGATTTCACCCTGAACGGCGAGATCAAGCCCGTCTACGTTGAGGGCGATGCGCCCTTCCGCATGCAGCCGAGTGATCTCGACCACTGGTACGCACGCAACAATGACGGCGAAATGGTGCCATTCTCCGCCTTTACCCGGACTGAGTGGGTGAAAGGTGCGCCCTCGCTTGCCCGCTTCAACGCCGTCAGCGCCATTCCGCTCGACGGAGCTTCCGCACCCGGGATTTCTTCCGGCGATGCAATGAACGAAATGGAAGCGCTGACCGAACAGCTTGGCGGCGGTTATACCGTCGCCTGGCAGGGCATTTCCTATCAAGAGCGCCTTTCCGGTTCGCAGGCGCCGATGCTCTATGCGATCTCCGTTCTCGTCGTCTTCCTCTGCCTTGCAGCACTCTACGAAAGCTGGTCGATCCCCTTCTCGGTGATCATGGCGGTGCCTGTCGGTATTCTCGGGGCGCTGACGGCAGCAACCTTGTTCGGTCAGGCCAACGACGTCTATTTCAAGGTCGGCCTGCTCACAACCATCGGCCTGGCGGCAAAAAACGCGATCCTGATCGTCGAATTCGCCAAGGACCGCATGGAAAGCGGCATGGGCCTCTACGAAGCGACGCTGGAAGCAGCGAGATTGCGCCTGCGGCCGATCATCATGACCTCGCTTGCCTTCATTCTGGGCGTCGTGCCGCTGGCGATCGCGACAGGCGCGGGTTCGGCGGCACAAAACGCCATCGGTATCGGCGTTCTCGGCGGCATGCTCGCGGCGACGATGCTCGGAATCTTCTTCGTACCGTCCTTCTTTGTCGTCATTCGACGCATCTTTGCCACACGCGGAAAAAATGCGGCGGGAGTGTGA
- a CDS encoding phosphoribosylaminoimidazolesuccinocarboxamide synthase yields the protein MRILSEAHFPELPNYYRGKVRENYDLPDGRRIIISTDRLSAFDRILTCIPYKGQVLTQTARYWFEATRDICPNHVLDYPDANVVIGTRLDILPVEIVVRGYLAGTTGTSILTLYKKGEREMYGMRLPDGMRDNQILPEPVITPTSKEFDGGHDEPLTPDEIVTRSLLTKEQWQTLSRYALALFARGQEMAAKRGLILVDTKYEFGTDGDGNIILADEIHTPDSSRYWLAESYPASFSAGKRPESFDKDFVRAWVAERCDPYKDEIPEIPAELIEQTSAVYIKAYEAITGQRFVPDDSGETPLARVRKNLAPYFL from the coding sequence GTGCGAATCCTCTCCGAAGCCCATTTCCCGGAACTGCCGAACTATTATCGCGGCAAGGTGCGAGAGAATTATGATCTTCCGGACGGACGCCGGATTATCATCAGCACCGACCGGTTGAGCGCTTTCGACCGCATTCTCACCTGCATTCCCTATAAGGGCCAGGTGCTCACGCAGACGGCGCGCTACTGGTTCGAGGCGACAAGGGATATCTGCCCGAACCACGTTCTCGACTATCCCGATGCGAATGTCGTCATCGGCACGCGGCTCGACATCCTGCCGGTCGAAATCGTCGTGCGCGGTTATCTCGCTGGCACCACCGGCACGTCGATCCTGACACTCTATAAGAAGGGTGAGCGCGAGATGTACGGCATGCGCCTGCCCGACGGCATGCGCGACAACCAGATCCTGCCCGAACCCGTCATCACCCCGACCAGCAAGGAATTCGATGGCGGCCATGATGAGCCGCTGACCCCTGACGAAATCGTCACGCGTAGCCTTCTGACCAAGGAGCAGTGGCAGACCCTATCGCGATACGCGCTTGCGCTCTTCGCCCGCGGCCAGGAGATGGCCGCGAAACGCGGTCTGATTCTGGTCGACACCAAATATGAATTCGGCACCGATGGCGACGGCAATATCATCCTCGCCGACGAGATCCACACGCCCGACAGCAGCCGCTACTGGCTTGCCGAAAGCTATCCGGCAAGCTTCTCCGCCGGAAAACGTCCGGAAAGTTTCGACAAGGATTTCGTCCGCGCCTGGGTGGCCGAGCGCTGCGATCCCTATAAGGATGAGATCCCTGAAATCCCTGCTGAACTGATTGAGCAGACCTCGGCCGTCTATATCAAGGCGTATGAGGCGATCACCGGCCAGCGCTTTGTGCCCGACGATAGTGGCGAGACGCCGCTTGCCCGTGTCCGAAAGAACCTCGCCCCCTACTTCCTCTGA
- a CDS encoding phosphoribosyltransferase gives MAPHDFWQEIHLPGTFPDDQEFTSFYVAALEDGRQLRLPIRILADGDHALASLIVNQASFAVLDALAESLVEKIRPMRIDVVAGLPTLGLTLAAAVAQKLGHSRYVPLGTSRKFWYRDELSVALSSITTPTQPKRLYIDPRMLPLLTGRRVALIDDVISSGASIAAGLHLLTACGIEPAAIGAAMLQSERWRESLAAVAPQWIARTVGVFATPILERNAAGRWQASPA, from the coding sequence ATGGCGCCGCATGATTTCTGGCAGGAGATTCATCTTCCCGGCACCTTTCCCGACGACCAGGAATTCACCTCCTTTTATGTCGCCGCGCTGGAGGATGGCCGCCAACTTCGCCTGCCGATCCGCATACTGGCAGATGGCGATCACGCCCTCGCCTCGCTGATCGTCAACCAGGCGAGCTTCGCCGTGCTCGATGCGCTCGCCGAAAGCCTCGTCGAAAAGATCAGGCCCATGCGCATCGATGTTGTCGCCGGCCTGCCGACGCTTGGCCTGACGCTTGCCGCCGCCGTGGCCCAGAAGCTCGGTCATAGCAGGTACGTTCCGCTCGGTACCTCGCGCAAATTCTGGTACCGCGACGAGCTCTCCGTTGCCTTGTCCTCGATCACCACGCCGACGCAACCGAAACGGCTCTATATCGATCCGCGAATGCTGCCGCTGCTGACCGGACGGCGCGTCGCTCTGATTGATGACGTCATTTCCAGCGGCGCCTCGATCGCCGCCGGTCTTCACCTGCTGACGGCCTGCGGCATCGAACCCGCCGCCATCGGTGCGGCGATGCTGCAATCGGAGCGCTGGCGCGAGAGCCTTGCGGCCGTCGCACCGCAATGGATCGCGCGCACCGTCGGCGTTTTCGCAACGCCCATTCTGGAGCGGAACGCAGCGGGCCGGTGGCAGGCTTCGCCAGCTTGA